One Lates calcarifer isolate ASB-BC8 unplaced genomic scaffold, TLL_Latcal_v3 _unitig_271_quiver_1472, whole genome shotgun sequence genomic region harbors:
- the LOC108893023 gene encoding tumor-associated calcium signal transducer 2 isoform X6, translated as MKTWIAIILTAFAVGASAQMCSCETMKWATCDGNPCSCTILVDNNVKQTLDCTKLIPKCFLMKAEMYRAKKGLHTRAIGGKPVETAFVDNDGIYDPECENDGKFKAKQCNNTEECWCVNSAGVRRTDKGDKNHKCEELVETYWVRIQLTHKPLTTPLNAPNLKAAIADAIHKRYDNFNKDMVEEVQYDPDARLIVVDVKKPMGERKSDLTNMAYYMEKDVKMLPLFKNQDKFEPTVGSQKLEMENILVYYVDEKAPTFTTDRASGGVFDPQTLSLTLVLAACCFTILQVSN; from the exons atgaAAACTTGGATTGCCATTATTCTCACTGCTTTTGCAGTGGGAGCCTCAGCTCAAATGT gTTCATGTGAAACCATGAAGTGGGCTACCTGTGATGGAAACCCATGTTCTTGTACCATTCTTGTTGACAACAACGTGAAACAAACACTGGACTGCACCAAGC TGATCCCCAAGTGCTTCCTGATGAAGGCTGAGATGTACAGAGCCAAAAAGGGCCTGCACACTCGCGCAATTGGAGGAAAACCAGTTGAAACTGCCTTTGTGGACAACGATGGCATCTACGACCCAGAGTGCGAGAACGACGGCAAATTCAAGGCCAAGCAGtgcaacaacacagaggagTGCTGGTGTGTCAACAGCGCTGGCGTGCGTCGAACTGACAAGGGAGACAAGAATCACAAGTGcgaggagctggtggagaccta ctGGGTCCGTATCCAGCTGACTCACAAACCACTGACAACTCCACTGAATGCTCCCAATTTGAAGGC TGCCATTGCGGATGCCATTCACAAGCGTTATGACAACTTCAACAAGGACATGGTGGAGGAAGTCCAG tATGACCCTGATGCCCGCCTCATTGTGGTGGATGTGAAGAAGCCAATGGGAGAACGCAAGAGTGACCTGACCAATATGGCCTATTACATGGAGAAAGAT gtCAAGATGCTGCCCCTGTTCAAGAACCAGGACAAGTTTGAGCCCACTGTGGGCAGCCAGAAGCTGGAGATGGAGAACATCCTGGTCTACTATGTGGATGAGAAGGCCCCCACTTTCACCACAGATAGGGCCTCTGGGGGTGTTTTTGACCCTCAGACACTCTCACTCACATTGGTACTTGCTGCCTGCTGCTTCACAATCCTTCAGGTCAGCAACTGA
- the LOC108893023 gene encoding epithelial cell adhesion molecule isoform X2, translating into MKTWIAIILTAFAVGASAQMCSCETMKWATCDGNPCSCTILVDNNVKQTLDCTKLIPKCFLMKAEMYRAKKGLHTRAIGGKPVETAFVDNDGIYDPECENDGKFKAKQCNNTEECWCVNSAGVRRTDKGDKNHKCEELVETYWVRIQLTHKPVTTPLNAPNLKAAIADAIHKRYDNFNKDMVEEVQYDPDARLIVVDVKKPMGERKSDLTNMAYYMEKDVKVLPLFKNQDKFEPTVGSQKLEMENILVYYVDEKAPTFTMKNLTGGIIAVIVVVVLGVIAGLLILFFAKRRQSQRYNKAQQREMEAM; encoded by the exons atgaAAACTTGGATTGCCATTATTCTCACTGCTTTTGCAGTGGGAGCCTCAGCTCAAATGT gTTCATGTGAAACCATGAAGTGGGCTACCTGTGATGGAAACCCATGTTCTTGTACCATTCTTGTTGACAACAACGTGAAACAAACACTGGACTGCACCAAGC TGATCCCCAAGTGCTTCCTGATGAAGGCTGAGATGTACAGAGCCAAAAAGGGCCTGCACACTCGCGCAATTGGAGGAAAACCAGTTGAAACTGCCTTTGTGGACAACGATGGCATCTACGACCCAGAGTGCGAGAACGACGGCAAATTCAAGGCCAAGCAGtgcaacaacacagaggagTGCTGGTGTGTCAACAGCGCTGGCGTGCGTCGAACTGACAAGGGAGACAAGAATCACAAGTGcgaggagctggtggagaccta ctGGGTCCGTATCCAGCTGACTCACAAACCAGTGACAACTCCACTGAATGCTCCCAATTTGAAGGC TGCCATTGCGGATGCCATTCACAAGCGTTATGACAACTTCAACAAGGACATGGTGGAGGAAGTCCAG tATGACCCTGATGCCCGCCTCATTGTGGTGGATGTGAAGAAGCCAATGGGAGAACGCAAGAGTGACCTGACCAATATGGCCTATTACATGGAGAAAGAT gtCAAGGTGCTGCCCCTGTTCAAGAACCAGGACAAGTTTGAGCCCACTGTGGGCAGCCAGAAGCTGGAGATGGAGAACATCCTGGTCTACTATGTGGACGAGAAGGCCCCCACTTTCACCATGAAGAACCTGACAGGCGGGATCATTGCCGTCAtcgtggtggtggtgctgggcGTGATTGCCGGCCTACTGATCctg ttcttTGCCAAAAGGAGACAGAGTCAGCGGTACAACAAAGCTCAG CAAAGAGAGATGGAGGCCATGTGA
- the LOC108893023 gene encoding tumor-associated calcium signal transducer 2 isoform X1 — protein MKIWIALVLAAFAAGASAQSCTCETLKWATCDGNPCSCTILVDNNVKQTLDCTKLIPKCFLMKAEMYRAKKGLDTRTIGGKPVETAFVDNDGIYDPECENDGKFKAKQCNNTEECWCVNSAGVRRTDKGDKNHKCEELVETYWVRIQLTHKPVTTPLNAPNLKAAIADAIHKRYDNFNKDMVEEVQYDPDARLIVVDVKKPMGERKSDLTNMAYYMEKDVKVLPLFKNQDKFEPTVGSQKLEMENILVYYVDEKAPTFTMKNLTGGIIAVIVVVVLGVIAGLLILFFAKRRQSQRYNKAQQREMEAM, from the exons ATGAAAATTTGGATTGCTCTCGTCCTCGCTGCTTTTGCGGCGGGAGCCTCAGCTCAAAGCT GTACATGTGAAACCTTGAAGTGGGCTACCTGTGATGGAAACCCATGTTCTTGTACCATTCTTGTTGACAACAACGTGAAACAAACACTGGACTGCACCAAGT TGATCCCCAAGTGCTTCCTGATGAAGGCTGAGATGTACAGAGCCAAAAAGGGGCTGGACACTCGCACAATTGGAGGAAAACCAGTTGAAACTGCCTTTGTGGACAACGATGGCATCTACGACCCAGAGTGCGAGAACGACGGCAAATTCAAGGCCAAGCAGtgcaacaacacagaggagTGCTGGTGTGTCAACAGCGCTGGCGTGCGTCGAACTGACAAGGGAGACAAGAATCACAAGTGcgaggagctggtggagaccta ctGGGTCCGTATCCAGCTGACTCACAAACCAGTGACAACTCCACTGAATGCTCCCAATTTGAAGGC TGCCATTGCGGATGCCATTCACAAGCGTTATGACAACTTCAACAAGGACATGGTGGAGGAAGTCCAG tATGACCCTGATGCCCGCCTCATTGTGGTGGATGTGAAGAAGCCAATGGGAGAACGCAAGAGTGACCTGACCAATATGGCCTATTACATGGAGAAAGAT gtCAAGGTGCTGCCCCTGTTCAAGAACCAGGACAAGTTTGAGCCCACTGTGGGCAGCCAGAAGCTGGAGATGGAGAACATCCTGGTCTACTATGTGGACGAGAAGGCCCCCACTTTCACCATGAAGAACCTGACAGGCGGGATCATTGCCGTCAtcgtggtggtggtgctgggcGTGATTGCCGGCCTACTGATCctg ttcttTGCCAAAAGGAGACAGAGTCAGCGGTACAACAAAGCTCAG CAAAGAGAGATGGAGGCCATGTGA
- the LOC108893023 gene encoding epithelial cell adhesion molecule isoform X5 → MKTWIAIILTAFAVGASAQMCSCETMKWATCDGNPCSCTILVDNNVKQTLDCTKLIPKCFLMKAEMYRAKKGLHTRAIGGKPVETAFVDNDGIYDPECENDGKFKAKQCNNTEECWCVNSAGVRRTDKGDKNHKCEELVETYWVRIQLTHKPLTTPLNAPNLKAAIADAIHKRYDNFNKDMVEEVQYDPDARLIVVDVKKPMGERKSDLTNMAYYMEKDVKVLPLFKNQDKFEPTVGSQKLEMENILVYYVDEKAPTFTMKNLTGGIIAVIVVVVLGVIAGLLILFFAKRRQSQRYNKAQQREMEAM, encoded by the exons atgaAAACTTGGATTGCCATTATTCTCACTGCTTTTGCAGTGGGAGCCTCAGCTCAAATGT gTTCATGTGAAACCATGAAGTGGGCTACCTGTGATGGAAACCCATGTTCTTGTACCATTCTTGTTGACAACAACGTGAAACAAACACTGGACTGCACCAAGC TGATCCCCAAGTGCTTCCTGATGAAGGCTGAGATGTACAGAGCCAAAAAGGGCCTGCACACTCGCGCAATTGGAGGAAAACCAGTTGAAACTGCCTTTGTGGACAACGATGGCATCTACGACCCAGAGTGCGAGAACGACGGCAAATTCAAGGCCAAGCAGtgcaacaacacagaggagTGCTGGTGTGTCAACAGCGCTGGCGTGCGTCGAACTGACAAGGGAGACAAGAATCACAAGTGcgaggagctggtggagaccta ctGGGTCCGTATCCAGCTGACTCACAAACCACTGACAACTCCACTGAATGCTCCCAATTTGAAGGC TGCCATTGCGGATGCCATTCACAAGCGTTATGACAACTTCAACAAGGACATGGTGGAGGAAGTCCAG tATGACCCTGATGCCCGCCTCATTGTGGTGGATGTGAAGAAGCCAATGGGAGAACGCAAGAGTGACCTGACCAATATGGCCTATTACATGGAGAAAGAT gtCAAGGTGCTGCCCCTGTTCAAGAACCAGGACAAGTTTGAGCCCACTGTGGGCAGCCAGAAGCTGGAGATGGAGAACATCCTGGTCTACTATGTGGACGAGAAGGCCCCCACTTTCACCATGAAGAACCTGACAGGCGGGATCATTGCCGTCAtcgtggtggtggtgctgggcGTGATTGCCGGCCTACTGATCctg ttcttTGCCAAAAGGAGACAGAGTCAGCGGTACAACAAAGCTCAG CAAAGAGAGATGGAGGCCATGTGA